The following are encoded in a window of bacterium SCSIO 12643 genomic DNA:
- a CDS encoding OmpH family outer membrane protein yields MQRYSIIISALSLVLIVIFLSLYIGDTRKVGYVDNTRLLLDYNGYKEAQSDYEKKEAEWAKNLEELEKDLKASFIKYQSERESLSIERRKKEEEILNYKKNNLLEAKERYTENIQRENDRLMEEVSNQIEVYVERYAQEQGYELIVGITDQGNVLYSDKDKNITEELLIGLNGSYEGM; encoded by the coding sequence ATGCAGAGATACTCTATAATAATCAGCGCACTATCGTTGGTGCTAATCGTAATTTTTCTAAGTCTATATATAGGAGATACCCGAAAGGTTGGGTATGTGGATAACACTCGTTTGTTATTGGATTATAATGGGTATAAGGAAGCACAGTCGGATTATGAGAAGAAGGAAGCAGAGTGGGCGAAGAATCTGGAGGAATTAGAGAAGGATTTAAAAGCGTCTTTTATAAAGTATCAAAGTGAGCGAGAGAGTTTATCGATAGAGAGACGGAAGAAGGAAGAGGAGATATTAAATTACAAGAAGAATAATCTATTAGAAGCGAAGGAGCGATACACGGAGAATATCCAAAGGGAGAATGATCGTTTGATGGAGGAAGTATCAAATCAGATTGAGGTGTATGTAGAAAGGTATGCTCAGGAGCAGGGCTATGAACTTATTGTAGGAATCACGGATCAGGGGAATGTTTTGTATAGTGATAAGGACAAGAACATAACGGAGGAATTACTGATTGGATTGAATGGCAGTTATGAGGGGATGTAG